The window AAATTGACAGTGTTGACAGATCATGTCATTCCGAGCGGAGCGAGGAATCTAGGGCCCATGCAACGTGTCGCCCAATAGGCTCAACATCTTAGATTCCTCTCTTCGCTGCGCTCCGTTCGGAATGACATGTGTACTGTTCATGTAGAGTACTGCGTTCAGCTGCTTTTGTTCTCAAATCTGTCAACGAATTACCTGACATTTACTATTCCGGCGAAACCCGGAATCCAGGGGGGAGGGAGGACGCCATTGCCAATGCGTCACGAAGTCGCTTTCAGCCTGCACTCCATCTCACGGGCGTTGTGGGAACTCCCCGGTATCAACCGCGTCATGGTAAAGCCCATCTTCGTGTAGACATGCTGCGCCCGCAGGTTGTCGCCATCCACAGTGAGTATGATACGCCTTTTGCCCAATTGACGTGCAACATCCTTCAGGTGCTGCATGATTGCTTGTCCAACCCCCATCTCCTGGTAGGCGTCGGCCACCGCAATGCCGAGAACCAGCCGTGCGGACTGCAGATTCTCGAAGAAGCCATACCCCGCCGGTTCGTCTTTTCCGTCCTTCTTGGCGAGCACAAGAAATCTAATAAAATCCGGGTCTTCAGCCTGTGCCGCCAGGTCTTGCGCTACGGCATACGTCCACGGCGTATGGGGCCGAAACCAGGCGCGGGTCTGCTTGCCGAGCATCTGGAAAAACGTGTAGAGCAGGTCTGCGTCCGTGGCGCGCAGGCAATGGAAACGCACGCCGCCAAGGGCGGGAAGGGTGGTGGAGGTTTCAAAGGCTTGGTCAACCAAGAGTTGGCTCCGAGAATCATCGTATGCATCAGAGATCGGCAGTCAATCCGTCATTCCCGCGAAAGCGGGAATCCATCTTAGATGATTTCGTCGTACAAGTCCGTCCATTTGGGATTAGTCTTTTCAATCAACTCGATCTTCCACGCCCGGTTCCACTTCTTGAGCGCCTTTTCCCTGGCGATTGCACTCTCCATAGTTTCATGTACCTCATACCACACTAATCTATGCACACCGTAATCTTTCGTGAACCCTTCTTCAAAGTCACTTTTATGCTGCCAGACCCGTTGGACAAGATCAGATGTCACGCCAATGTAGAGTGTGCCTATGGGGTTGTTCGCGAGTATGTAGACGCAAGGTGATTTCATCATGGAGGACTTT of the Chloroflexota bacterium genome contains:
- a CDS encoding GNAT family N-acetyltransferase, which encodes MVDQAFETSTTLPALGGVRFHCLRATDADLLYTFFQMLGKQTRAWFRPHTPWTYAVAQDLAAQAEDPDFIRFLVLAKKDGKDEPAGYGFFENLQSARLVLGIAVADAYQEMGVGQAIMQHLKDVARQLGKRRIILTVDGDNLRAQHVYTKMGFTMTRLIPGSSHNAREMECRLKATS
- a CDS encoding GIY-YIG nuclease family protein, encoding MKSPCVYILANNPIGTLYIGVTSDLVQRVWQHKSDFEEGFTKDYGVHRLVWYEVHETMESAIAREKALKKWNRAWKIELIEKTNPKWTDLYDEII